Proteins co-encoded in one Nothobranchius furzeri strain GRZ-AD chromosome 4, NfurGRZ-RIMD1, whole genome shotgun sequence genomic window:
- the sorbs2a gene encoding sorbin and SH3 domain-containing protein 2 isoform X2, whose amino-acid sequence MCFASNCIFFFFLFWLVTFVCVCVIVCVHVHVCFHFNDHTPGRDFSDSGGHTRKSVALSLTLSTMKRVQSSPNLATGTESHSSDIAHFSPDSWRSRSANDGFKNGDATSSSLAAKGFRSVRPNLQDKRSPTQDASPLPLPPPRRESFHLLSPGTSPPDYSIDLANDMSPGALTLTKNDSAVLKESYTLSSMSSYSYKQTSANAVQQLDPSTAPSDIRNFGTSATANKEKRKVSSLKLTPVTVSDPPAHFNSHSITETTDSPLPQKGLVPSPPSSQSTSLFVHLGKENPKNPASLISNLKMEVKVPDLKQTSTPASPEVEMTKAPPAIPPRPSPAELLGQVISHAMNGSAGNPQRPLSPPSYPSPPALLHTGLLRQSRSSEGSESFTRESVISGHTNIRSTVPIARFSEEEKKVSVIKAPHYEGIGPVDESGIPIAIRTTVDRPKDWYKTMFKQIHKVHKADDDYSDTYSATYAFINSADDHSLSSSITVAHPPPRTHTYRPLSKSPSDNGGQLGTREPSPSPVPPPPPPMASLLQLRARDSDREKDSPDTNEWGPPDRKVDTRKYRAEPKSIFEYEPGKSSILEHERPTYDDVDLENEPWYKFFSELEFGRPPPKKRLDYNPDISTRQRIEASLHVAPADKALERPASAASDYRKRRKSEPSSSQVNAQFQSRAATSPKPVEAYRSSSSLKKPVIRSSPSSPSRAKGGDACNIYLNNMSTPGSYESTSLPPIPFDSDRIHEDANEEGSSSSKQSVFCSNSWPTKSQDAEAWSSAEEVSPSSGKIKSRSCDDLLNDGHSGTGGQNATRSESVGSLMCDGNPSTVSPSTQSLPRPHRRRAHDSPGFLQLYRRMHQIDRAHLIPSDVIRSVRARILELERQPHLHHHRLSPWTPSWGVDVPRDMVPNRISEYERLIQKSKSMPNLGDGEVPSGTTTPGGSSSRASSAGGGTPSFPKRRFSIESLLEEDNGNTRTVPKNMDHIPRSPPEGQPRVGPETARGQSFPAPPVPQCPQANPDYSDSEQDAIASDLSDFIQVEGSSFCSESDFDHCSLTSSESLYGSSTLHHHHLRHHHHHHHHPSHQSLGQNQGYQHRHLISSCKGRCPASYTRFTTMLRHERERARQESKRHSEQNHDSHSQKQASQSQQAMSKLAFLVSPVPFRRKKGSPPTSRKSSGGGGRGSRPKSKQAIYEALDAALRDIYEHIQAERGHRSSRPPDDSILRRILAELLPSVPERSSSLRGRRGCWHEGNSSTSTYPDGSPTGFATYRGEPSTPTFQSPQLQSPVSACYGRLLEASNNNEYGDEQGNGNGLCYSDQDVTRSYSTLDGRHTPQSRRPTPDREVSHKQMTQLILFSLLHQKQPARAIYDFKAQTAKELTFKKGDAVNIIRQIDNNWYEGEHRGQVGIFPIAYVEKIPVSEKQQPIRPPPPAHVREIGEAVARFNFNADTNVELSLRKGERVIVLRQVDQNWFEGKIPGTNKQGIFPVSYVDIVKRSPSKSSAHHIDPHGYHENRTPSSTPVKTLYHLPPSFTTRDHAFLQPSPRRLDLQAITNEWLSLTLDPPTSTPTRSLTTTPVPPTPPPLPADLTSFLRAQEQTAVSPTPSHKGLTVSCRAPSRTPPFTERGGLRHTTPVLHLSRTTPPPPPPSPPLPPHNSHSSFTSLMPGASLQHNSGRCLLISEGVHKLEILPQTVPIKSSTQYQELHKSSSPENKSSRVPDIELHVDDPYDNLLSMTVDDSSSAVGGDISKLPSADSPCAELISESQNRWLQKTDQQSHQPEKKHSPDSVHIQQFFRPVTRKPLPAVLGEESISVKKQAADAQRPPSVEGKALTELFIEEEDEDMKDKQESVRVFNERVSPEVKVASLTPLPHSALLKHSTPQPVTSVLPPPSPSASPRSHHNHTTIPVCPPISPRPPSLPQFSTSPLPPMSPCSSRSATSCPVSESPFLSPAPSPLKASSPPLSSPRSPTSAPTVSHPGRRSPKVKDPVVGGKPPRSPILSRRSYLSPVRGRRRLVQDALHGGGDPYQALYNYVPRNEDELELREGDVVDVMEKCDDGWFVGTSRRSKMFGTFPGNYVKQI is encoded by the exons ATGTGCTTTGCTTCtaactgcattttttttttttttttgttctggcTCGTcacgtttgtgtgtgtttgtgtcatcgtttgtgtgcatgtgcatgtgtgcttCCACTTCAATGATCACACACCTGGTCGGGATTTCTCAGATAGTGGAGGACACACTCGCAAAAGCGTGGCCTTGTCCCTCACCCTCTCTACCATGAAGAGGGTACAGAGCTCACCAAATCTAGCCACAG GGACCGAGTCTCACTCGTCAGACATTG CACATTTCTCTCCAGATTCTTGGCGATCTCGCAGTGCAAATGATGGTTTTAAGAATGGAGACGCCACCAGCTCCTCGCTCGCCGCAAAAGGCTTCCGAAGCGTTAGACCCAACCTACAAGACAAAAGGTCACCCACACAG GATGCCAGTCCCTTGCCCCTGCCACCCCCCAGGAGAGAGAGCTTTCACTTGTTGTCCCCTGGCACCAGTCCACCAGACTACAGCATTGATCTAGCTAACGACATGAGTCCCGGAGCCTTAACGTTGACTAAGAATGACAGTGCAGTTCTGAAAGAGTCCTACACCCTTAGCAGCATGTCCTCTTACTCCTACAAACAGACAAGTGCAAATGCAGTCCAACAGCTTGATCCATCCACAGCTCCAAGTGATATTAGAAACTTCGGCACATCTGCCACTGCTAATAAAGAGAAACGTAAAGTTTCTTCCCTTAAACTAACCCCTGTCACTGTCTCGGACCCCCCGGCTCACTTTAACTCTCATTCTATAACTGAGACTACAGATTCCCCTCTCCCACAAAAAGGTCTGGTCCCTTCCCCACCTTCATCACAGAGTACTTCACTTTTTGTTCACTTGGGCAAAGAGAATCCAAAAAATCCTGCTTCGCTGATTTCAAATCTAAAAATGGAAGTCAAGGTCCCAGATCTGAAACAGACCTCAACTCCAGCTTCCCCCGAGGTGGAGATGACGAAAGCTCCTCCAGCAATTCCCCCAAGACCTTCGCCTGCAGAACTGTTG GGTCAGGTCATCTCTCATGCTATGAATGGAAGTGCTGGTAATCCACAGCGGCCCTTGTCTCCCCCATCATATCCGTCTCCCCCGGCCTTGCTTCACACTGGGCTACTGAGGCAGAGCAGAAGCTCCG AGGGCAGTGAGTCCTTCACCAGAGAGTCGGTCATTTCAGGCCACACCAACATCAGGAGCACTGTGCCCATCGCTCGCTtctcagaagaagaaaagaaggtgTCTGTCATTAAAGCGCCACATTATGAAGGCATCGGTCCTGTGGATGAATCTGGAATTCCTATTGCCATTCGCACG ACGGTGGACCGGCCGAAGGATTGGTACAAAACGATGTTCAAACAGATTCACAAAGTTCACAAAGCAG ATGATGACTATTCTGACACATATAGTGCAACATATGCTTTCATAAACAGTG CAGACGACCACAGCCTGTCATCCagcattaccgtggcccacccgccCCCTCGGACACACACGTACAGGCCTCTATCCAAAAGCCCCTCGGACAACGGAGGGCAGCTGGGAACTCGCGAGCCTTCGCCATCCCCAGTGCCCCCACCACCTCCTCCCATGGCTTCCCTCCTCCAGCTCAGAGCCAGAGACAGTGATCGTGAAAAAGATTCACCAGACAC AAATGAATGGGGTCCTCCAGACAGGAAAGTGGACACGCGGAAGTATCGCGCAGAACCCAAAAGTATTTTTGAGTACGAGCCTGGCAAGTCCTCCATTTTGGAGCATGAAAGACCA ACCTATGATGATGTAGATTTAGAGAACGAGCCTTGGTATAAGTTCTTTTCCGAATTGGAGTTTGGGCGGCCG CCTCCTAAAAAACGACTGGATTATAATCCAGACATCTCCACTCGCCAGCGCATTGAG GCATCCCTCCACGTTGCTCCTGCTGACAAGGCTTTAGAGAGACCTGCAAG TGCTGCCAGTGACTACAGGAAAAGAAGGAAGTCTGAGCCGTCAAGTTCCCAAGTGAATGCTCAGTTTCAGAGCAGAGCTGCAACATCCCCTAAACCAGTGGAAGCCTACAGATCGAGCAGCAGCCTAAAGAAACCTGTCATTCGTTCCTCACCATCCTCACCCTCCAGAGCCAAAG GTGGGGACGCATGCAACATTTATTTAAACAATATGTCCACCCCAGGGTCTTACGAGAGTACATCTCTCCCTCCCATCCCTTTTGACTCTGATCGTATCCACGAAGATGCCAATGAGGAAGGCAGCTCTTCCTCGAAGCAATCTGTCTTTTGTTCAAACAGTTGGCCAACAAAAAGCCAGGATGCTGAGGCATGGAGCAGTGCAGAAGAGGTGTCTCCCTCTTCTGGCAAAATCAAGTCACGCAGTTGTGATGACTTACTCAATGATGGGCATTCTGGTACAGGCGGTCAAAACGCCACACGCTCGGAAAGTGTTGGGTCGCTGATGTGTGACGGAAATCCCTCGACAGTTTCGCCGTCCACTCAGTCACTGCCCCGTCCCCATCGGCGACGTGCGCATGATTCTCCAGGTTTTCTCCAGCTTTATCGAAGGATGCACCAGATTGATCGAGCTCATCTGATTCCATCTGACGTCATCCGTTCTGTTCGCGCTCGCATTCTGGAACTAGAGCGTCAGCCTCATCTGCATCACCATCGTCTTTCTCCTTGGACCCCTTCTTGGGGTGTGGACGTGCCAAGGGATATGGTGCCAAATCGCATTTCTGAATATGAGCGTCTTATTCAGAAGTCCAAATCTATGCCTAATCTGGGTGATGGAGAGGTGCCTTCAGGCACCACTACACCAGGTGGCTCATCATCTCGTGCCAGTAGTGCTGGTGGTGGCACACCTAGTTTTCCAAAACGTCGTTTTTCAATAGAATCTTTGCTAGAGGAGGACAATGGCAACACTAGGACTGTACCTAAAAACATGGATCACATACCTCGTAGCCCACCAGAAGGCCAGCCTCGTGTTGGGCCAGAAACTGCACGTGGCCAGTCATTTcctgctcctcctgttcctcaaTGCCCGCAAGCTAATCCGGATTATTCAGACAGTGAACAGGATGCAATCGCATCTGACCTCAGTGATTTCATTCAGGTGGAGGGTTCTTCATTTTGTAGTGAAAGTGATTTTGACCATTGTTCTCTAACGTCATCTGAAAGCCTGTATGGATCTTCCACCCTCCACCATCACCATCttcgtcatcaccaccaccatcatcaccatcctagTCACCAGAGTCTAGGACAGAACCAAGGTTACCAACACCGCCACCTCATCAGCTCCTGCAAAGGTCGCTGCCCGGCCTCGTACACCCGCTTCACTACTATGCTTCGCCATGAGAGGGAACGAGCACGACAAGAAAGCAAGAGACATTCAGAGCAGAACCACGACAGCCATTCTCAAAAGCAGGCCTCGCAATCCCAGCAAGCAATGTCCAAGCTGGCCTTTCTGGTCAGCCCAGTGCCTTTCCGCAGAAAAAAGGGCTCACCACCTACCTCAAGAAAAAGCAGTGGTGGCGGAGGTCGAGGTAGCAGGCCTAAGTCAAAACAGGCCATTTATGAAGCACTAGATGCAGCCTTGAGAGACATTTATGAGCACATTCAAGCAGAGAGAGGCCACAGAAGCTCAAGGCCACCCGACGATAGCATTCTGAGGAGAATCCTGGCTGAACTTCTGCCAAGCGTGCCTGAAAGAAGCTCCTCTTTGCGAGGAAGGAGGGGTTGCTGGCATGAGGGTAATTCCTCTACGTCTACGTACCCTGATGGAAGCCCTACAGGTTTTGCGACATACAGAGGAGAACCATCCACACCAACCTTCCAGTCCCCACAATTACAGTCACCAGTCAGTGCCTGTTACGGACGACTTTTGGAGGCCTCAAACAATAATGAGTATGGAGACGAGCAGGGTAATGGAAACGGTCTCTGTTATTCAG ACCAGGATGTCACGAGGAGTTATTCCACACTAGATGGACGACACACACCTCAGAGCAGAAGGCCGACTCCTGACAGAGAG GTCTCCCATAAACAGATGACACAACTCATTCTGTTCTCTCTCCTCCATCAGAAACAGCCTGCAAGAGCAATTTATGATTTTAAGGCACAAACAGCTAA GGAGTTGACTTTTAAAAAGGGTGATGCAGTCAACATCATCAGGCAAATCGATAACAACTGGTATGAAGGAGAGCACAGAGGACAGGTGGGGATTTTCCCCATAGCATATGTGGAG AAGATCCCAGTGTCAGAGAAGCAGCAGCCAATTCgacctcctcctccagctcatGTTCGAGAGATTGGAGAGGCTGTGGCACGCTTTAATTTCAATGCTGACACGAATGTGGAGTTATCACTAAGAAAG GGGGAGAGAGTGATTGTGCTGAGGCAGGTGGATCAGAACTGGTTCGAGGGGAAGAtccccggcacaaacaaacagggCATCTTCCCTGTGTCCTACGTCGACATTGTCAAGCGCTCACCGTCCAAGAGCTCTGCCCACCACATAGATCCTCATGGTTACCATGAAAACAGGACACCGAGCTCCACTCCTGTCAAG ACGCTCTACCACCTGCCCCCATCGTTCACCACTCGTGACCACGCTTTCCTTCAACCCTCTCCAAGAAGGCTTGACCTCCAAGCCATCACCAATGAGTGGCTGTCCCTCACACTGGACCCACCAACCTCCACTCCCACTCGATCTCTCACAACCACCCCCGTGCCTCCCACACCTCCCCCTCTCCCCGCTGACCTCACCTCTTTTCTCAGAGCTCAAGAGCAGACAGCAGTCTCACCCACCCCATCACACAAAGGCTTAACTGTTTCATGTCGGGCACCTTCCAGAACACCACCTTTTACAGAGAGAGGAGGTTTACGTCACACCACTCCTGTCCTTCATTTATCCCGAACGACTCCACCCCCGccgcctccttctcctcctcttcccccACACAACTCTCATTCATCGTTCACCTCTTTAATGCCCGGTGCTTCACTTCAACATAACAGTGGCAGGTGTTTACTTATCTCCGAAGGTGTTCATAAGCTGGAAATATTGCCTCAGACAGTTCCCATAAAGTCATCCACACAATATCAAGAGCTGCACAAATCATCTTCCCCTGAAAACAAAAGCAGCAGAGTGCCTGACATCGAGCTGCATGTAGACGACCCTTATGACAACCTGCTGTCTATGACTGTGGATGATTCCAGCTCTGCAGTTGGTGGTGACATTTCAAAATTGCCATCAGCTGACTCCCCATGTGCCGAACTGATTAGTGAATCTCAGAACAGATGGTTACAGAAAACAGACCAACAATCCCATCAGCCAGAGAAGAAACACTCACCTGACAGCGTTCACATACAGCAGTTCTTCAGGCCCGTCACTAGGAAGCCGCTACCTGCTGTGCTGGGTGAGGAGTCGATATCTGTGAAAAAACAAGCAGCTGATGCTCAGAGGCCACCGTCAGTAGAAGGAAAGGCACTCACGGAGTTATTCATTGAGGAAGAGGATGAAGACATGAAGGACAAACAGGAGAGTGTTAGAGTTTTCAATGAGAGAGTCAGTCCAGAG GTCAAAGTTGCCTCTCTGACTCCGTTACCTCACTCTGCTCTTCTCAAACACTCCACGCCACAACCAGTGACTTCCGTACTCCCTCCCCCTTCTCCGTCCGCTTCACCCCGATCACATCATAACCACACCACCATCCCTG
- the sorbs2a gene encoding sorbin and SH3 domain-containing protein 2 isoform X17 → MNTGTESHSSDIDSWRSRSANDGFKNGDATSSSLAAKGFRSVRPNLQDKRSPTQGPPSPDPSARHSPYRCQSSDSLDYLSSLMPKALSPTPYVPSGASKAGTNGAPSLAAHSSVSVSGCVSPAASPVTVSALSHYSSSTAGLLDELQICSLDSPSTSPTPSPTLSLASAYTSSAGLDDVLTTSVGSTPAAATVTNGQVISHAMNGSAGNPQRPLSPPSYPSPPALLHTGLLRQSRSSEGSESFTRESVISGHTNIRSTVPIARFSEEEKKVSVIKAPHYEGIGPVDESGIPIAIRTTVDRPKDWYKTMFKQIHKVHKADDDYSDTYSATYAFINSADDHSLSSSITVAHPPPRTHTYRPLSKSPSDNGGQLGTREPSPSPVPPPPPPMASLLQLRARDSDREKDSPDTNEWGPPDRKVDTRKYRAEPKSIFEYEPGKSSILEHERPTYDDVDLENEPWYKFFSELEFGRPPPKKRLDYNPDISTRQRIEASLHVAPADKALERPASAASDYRKRRKSEPSSSQVNAQFQSRAATSPKPVEAYRSSSSLKKPVIRSSPSSPSRAKGGDACNIYLNNMSTPGSYESTSLPPIPFDSDRIHEDANEEGSSSSKQSVFCSNSWPTKSQDAEAWSSAEEVSPSSGKIKSRSCDDLLNDGHSGTGGQNATRSESVGSLMCDGNPSTVSPSTQSLPRPHRRRAHDSPGFLQLYRRMHQIDRAHLIPSDVIRSVRARILELERQPHLHHHRLSPWTPSWGVDVPRDMVPNRISEYERLIQKSKSMPNLGDGEVPSGTTTPGGSSSRASSAGGGTPSFPKRRFSIESLLEEDNGNTRTVPKNMDHIPRSPPEGQPRVGPETARGQSFPAPPVPQCPQANPDYSDSEQDAIASDLSDFIQVEGSSFCSESDFDHCSLTSSESLYGSSTLHHHHLRHHHHHHHHPSHQSLGQNQGYQHRHLISSCKGRCPASYTRFTTMLRHERERARQESKRHSEQNHDSHSQKQASQSQQAMSKLAFLVSPVPFRRKKGSPPTSRKSSGGGGRGSRPKSKQAIYEALDAALRDIYEHIQAERGHRSSRPPDDSILRRILAELLPSVPERSSSLRGRRGCWHEGNSSTSTYPDGSPTGFATYRGEPSTPTFQSPQLQSPVSACYGRLLEASNNNEYGDEQGNGNGLCYSDQDVTRSYSTLDGRHTPQSRRPTPDREVSHKQMTQLILFSLLHQKQPARAIYDFKAQTAKELTFKKGDAVNIIRQIDNNWYEGEHRGQVGIFPIAYVEKIPVSEKQQPIRPPPPAHVREIGEAVARFNFNADTNVELSLRKGERVIVLRQVDQNWFEGKIPGTNKQGIFPVSYVDIVKRSPSKSSAHHIDPHGYHENRTPSSTPVKTLYHLPPSFTTRDHAFLQPSPRRLDLQAITNEWLSLTLDPPTSTPTRSLTTTPVPPTPPPLPADLTSFLRAQEQTAVSPTPSHKGLTVSCRAPSRTPPFTERGGLRHTTPVLHLSRTTPPPPPPSPPLPPHNSHSSFTSLMPGASLQHNSGRCLLISEGVHKLEILPQTVPIKSSTQYQELHKSSSPENKSSRVPDIELHVDDPYDNLLSMTVDDSSSAVGGDISKLPSADSPCAELISESQNRWLQKTDQQSHQPEKKHSPDSVHIQQFFRPVTRKPLPAVLGEESISVKKQAADAQRPPSVEGKALTELFIEEEDEDMKDKQESVRVFNERVSPEVKVASLTPLPHSALLKHSTPQPVTSVLPPPSPSASPRSHHNHTTIPVCPPISPRPPSLPQFSTSPLPPMSPCSSRSATSCPVSESPFLSPAPSPLKASSPPLSSPRSPTSAPTVSHPGRRSPKVKQDPVVGGKPPRSPILSRRSYLSPVRGRRRLVQDALHGGGDPYQALYNYVPRNEDELELREGDVVDVMEKCDDGWFVGTSRRSKMFGTFPGNYVKQI, encoded by the exons GGACCGAGTCTCACTCGTCAGACATTG ATTCTTGGCGATCTCGCAGTGCAAATGATGGTTTTAAGAATGGAGACGCCACCAGCTCCTCGCTCGCCGCAAAAGGCTTCCGAAGCGTTAGACCCAACCTACAAGACAAAAGGTCACCCACACAG GGGCCTCCTTCCCCTGACCCCTCAGCACGGCACTCCCCCTATCGCTGCCAGAGCTCCGATTCACTCGACTACCTGTCAAGCCTAATGCCCAAGGCCCTGTCGCCCACCCCGTATGTTCCCAGTGGAGCTAGCAAAGCTGGCACAAATGGCGCTCCGAGCCTTGCCGCCCACAGCAGCGTGAGCGTCAGTGGCTGTGTGTCACCTGCAGCTTCTCCTGTGACAGTGTCAGCGCTCAGCCACTACTCGTCGTCCACGGCGGGTCTGCTGGATGAGCTGCAGATCTGTAGCCTGGACTCACCCAGCACCTCACCCACGCCATCGCCCACTCTCAGCCTTGCCTCTGCCTACACATCCAGTGCCGGGCTCGATGATGTGCTAACAACCTCTGTGGGCTCCACTCCTGCAGCAGCCACTGTCACTAAT GGTCAGGTCATCTCTCATGCTATGAATGGAAGTGCTGGTAATCCACAGCGGCCCTTGTCTCCCCCATCATATCCGTCTCCCCCGGCCTTGCTTCACACTGGGCTACTGAGGCAGAGCAGAAGCTCCG AGGGCAGTGAGTCCTTCACCAGAGAGTCGGTCATTTCAGGCCACACCAACATCAGGAGCACTGTGCCCATCGCTCGCTtctcagaagaagaaaagaaggtgTCTGTCATTAAAGCGCCACATTATGAAGGCATCGGTCCTGTGGATGAATCTGGAATTCCTATTGCCATTCGCACG ACGGTGGACCGGCCGAAGGATTGGTACAAAACGATGTTCAAACAGATTCACAAAGTTCACAAAGCAG ATGATGACTATTCTGACACATATAGTGCAACATATGCTTTCATAAACAGTG CAGACGACCACAGCCTGTCATCCagcattaccgtggcccacccgccCCCTCGGACACACACGTACAGGCCTCTATCCAAAAGCCCCTCGGACAACGGAGGGCAGCTGGGAACTCGCGAGCCTTCGCCATCCCCAGTGCCCCCACCACCTCCTCCCATGGCTTCCCTCCTCCAGCTCAGAGCCAGAGACAGTGATCGTGAAAAAGATTCACCAGACAC AAATGAATGGGGTCCTCCAGACAGGAAAGTGGACACGCGGAAGTATCGCGCAGAACCCAAAAGTATTTTTGAGTACGAGCCTGGCAAGTCCTCCATTTTGGAGCATGAAAGACCA ACCTATGATGATGTAGATTTAGAGAACGAGCCTTGGTATAAGTTCTTTTCCGAATTGGAGTTTGGGCGGCCG CCTCCTAAAAAACGACTGGATTATAATCCAGACATCTCCACTCGCCAGCGCATTGAG GCATCCCTCCACGTTGCTCCTGCTGACAAGGCTTTAGAGAGACCTGCAAG TGCTGCCAGTGACTACAGGAAAAGAAGGAAGTCTGAGCCGTCAAGTTCCCAAGTGAATGCTCAGTTTCAGAGCAGAGCTGCAACATCCCCTAAACCAGTGGAAGCCTACAGATCGAGCAGCAGCCTAAAGAAACCTGTCATTCGTTCCTCACCATCCTCACCCTCCAGAGCCAAAG GTGGGGACGCATGCAACATTTATTTAAACAATATGTCCACCCCAGGGTCTTACGAGAGTACATCTCTCCCTCCCATCCCTTTTGACTCTGATCGTATCCACGAAGATGCCAATGAGGAAGGCAGCTCTTCCTCGAAGCAATCTGTCTTTTGTTCAAACAGTTGGCCAACAAAAAGCCAGGATGCTGAGGCATGGAGCAGTGCAGAAGAGGTGTCTCCCTCTTCTGGCAAAATCAAGTCACGCAGTTGTGATGACTTACTCAATGATGGGCATTCTGGTACAGGCGGTCAAAACGCCACACGCTCGGAAAGTGTTGGGTCGCTGATGTGTGACGGAAATCCCTCGACAGTTTCGCCGTCCACTCAGTCACTGCCCCGTCCCCATCGGCGACGTGCGCATGATTCTCCAGGTTTTCTCCAGCTTTATCGAAGGATGCACCAGATTGATCGAGCTCATCTGATTCCATCTGACGTCATCCGTTCTGTTCGCGCTCGCATTCTGGAACTAGAGCGTCAGCCTCATCTGCATCACCATCGTCTTTCTCCTTGGACCCCTTCTTGGGGTGTGGACGTGCCAAGGGATATGGTGCCAAATCGCATTTCTGAATATGAGCGTCTTATTCAGAAGTCCAAATCTATGCCTAATCTGGGTGATGGAGAGGTGCCTTCAGGCACCACTACACCAGGTGGCTCATCATCTCGTGCCAGTAGTGCTGGTGGTGGCACACCTAGTTTTCCAAAACGTCGTTTTTCAATAGAATCTTTGCTAGAGGAGGACAATGGCAACACTAGGACTGTACCTAAAAACATGGATCACATACCTCGTAGCCCACCAGAAGGCCAGCCTCGTGTTGGGCCAGAAACTGCACGTGGCCAGTCATTTcctgctcctcctgttcctcaaTGCCCGCAAGCTAATCCGGATTATTCAGACAGTGAACAGGATGCAATCGCATCTGACCTCAGTGATTTCATTCAGGTGGAGGGTTCTTCATTTTGTAGTGAAAGTGATTTTGACCATTGTTCTCTAACGTCATCTGAAAGCCTGTATGGATCTTCCACCCTCCACCATCACCATCttcgtcatcaccaccaccatcatcaccatcctagTCACCAGAGTCTAGGACAGAACCAAGGTTACCAACACCGCCACCTCATCAGCTCCTGCAAAGGTCGCTGCCCGGCCTCGTACACCCGCTTCACTACTATGCTTCGCCATGAGAGGGAACGAGCACGACAAGAAAGCAAGAGACATTCAGAGCAGAACCACGACAGCCATTCTCAAAAGCAGGCCTCGCAATCCCAGCAAGCAATGTCCAAGCTGGCCTTTCTGGTCAGCCCAGTGCCTTTCCGCAGAAAAAAGGGCTCACCACCTACCTCAAGAAAAAGCAGTGGTGGCGGAGGTCGAGGTAGCAGGCCTAAGTCAAAACAGGCCATTTATGAAGCACTAGATGCAGCCTTGAGAGACATTTATGAGCACATTCAAGCAGAGAGAGGCCACAGAAGCTCAAGGCCACCCGACGATAGCATTCTGAGGAGAATCCTGGCTGAACTTCTGCCAAGCGTGCCTGAAAGAAGCTCCTCTTTGCGAGGAAGGAGGGGTTGCTGGCATGAGGGTAATTCCTCTACGTCTACGTACCCTGATGGAAGCCCTACAGGTTTTGCGACATACAGAGGAGAACCATCCACACCAACCTTCCAGTCCCCACAATTACAGTCACCAGTCAGTGCCTGTTACGGACGACTTTTGGAGGCCTCAAACAATAATGAGTATGGAGACGAGCAGGGTAATGGAAACGGTCTCTGTTATTCAG ACCAGGATGTCACGAGGAGTTATTCCACACTAGATGGACGACACACACCTCAGAGCAGAAGGCCGACTCCTGACAGAGAG GTCTCCCATAAACAGATGACACAACTCATTCTGTTCTCTCTCCTCCATCAGAAACAGCCTGCAAGAGCAATTTATGATTTTAAGGCACAAACAGCTAA GGAGTTGACTTTTAAAAAGGGTGATGCAGTCAACATCATCAGGCAAATCGATAACAACTGGTATGAAGGAGAGCACAGAGGACAGGTGGGGATTTTCCCCATAGCATATGTGGAG AAGATCCCAGTGTCAGAGAAGCAGCAGCCAATTCgacctcctcctccagctcatGTTCGAGAGATTGGAGAGGCTGTGGCACGCTTTAATTTCAATGCTGACACGAATGTGGAGTTATCACTAAGAAAG GGGGAGAGAGTGATTGTGCTGAGGCAGGTGGATCAGAACTGGTTCGAGGGGAAGAtccccggcacaaacaaacagggCATCTTCCCTGTGTCCTACGTCGACATTGTCAAGCGCTCACCGTCCAAGAGCTCTGCCCACCACATAGATCCTCATGGTTACCATGAAAACAGGACACCGAGCTCCACTCCTGTCAAG ACGCTCTACCACCTGCCCCCATCGTTCACCACTCGTGACCACGCTTTCCTTCAACCCTCTCCAAGAAGGCTTGACCTCCAAGCCATCACCAATGAGTGGCTGTCCCTCACACTGGACCCACCAACCTCCACTCCCACTCGATCTCTCACAACCACCCCCGTGCCTCCCACACCTCCCCCTCTCCCCGCTGACCTCACCTCTTTTCTCAGAGCTCAAGAGCAGACAGCAGTCTCACCCACCCCATCACACAAAGGCTTAACTGTTTCATGTCGGGCACCTTCCAGAACACCACCTTTTACAGAGAGAGGAGGTTTACGTCACACCACTCCTGTCCTTCATTTATCCCGAACGACTCCACCCCCGccgcctccttctcctcctcttcccccACACAACTCTCATTCATCGTTCACCTCTTTAATGCCCGGTGCTTCACTTCAACATAACAGTGGCAGGTGTTTACTTATCTCCGAAGGTGTTCATAAGCTGGAAATATTGCCTCAGACAGTTCCCATAAAGTCATCCACACAATATCAAGAGCTGCACAAATCATCTTCCCCTGAAAACAAAAGCAGCAGAGTGCCTGACATCGAGCTGCATGTAGACGACCCTTATGACAACCTGCTGTCTATGACTGTGGATGATTCCAGCTCTGCAGTTGGTGGTGACATTTCAAAATTGCCATCAGCTGACTCCCCATGTGCCGAACTGATTAGTGAATCTCAGAACAGATGGTTACAGAAAACAGACCAACAATCCCATCAGCCAGAGAAGAAACACTCACCTGACAGCGTTCACATACAGCAGTTCTTCAGGCCCGTCACTAGGAAGCCGCTACCTGCTGTGCTGGGTGAGGAGTCGATATCTGTGAAAAAACAAGCAGCTGATGCTCAGAGGCCACCGTCAGTAGAAGGAAAGGCACTCACGGAGTTATTCATTGAGGAAGAGGATGAAGACATGAAGGACAAACAGGAGAGTGTTAGAGTTTTCAATGAGAGAGTCAGTCCAGAG GTCAAAGTTGCCTCTCTGACTCCGTTACCTCACTCTGCTCTTCTCAAACACTCCACGCCACAACCAGTGACTTCCGTACTCCCTCCCCCTTCTCCGTCCGCTTCACCCCGATCACATCATAACCACACCACCATCCCTG